A stretch of DNA from Desulfocurvus vexinensis DSM 17965:
CTGGCCCAGCACCATATCGCCAAGGCCAAGTACGGCTACGCTTCCGACAAGCGCCTGGGCGAGATCATGGAAGACCTGCCCGCATTCCCGGCGCACCTGTCCGTGGCCGAGCAGGGCGAATTCGCCCTGGGCTACTACCAGCAGCGCAATGCCCTGTGGCGCAAGGCCGAGGCCGACGACCAGACCACCAACCCCGACGCCGCCGCGTAACCAAGGAGGACCATCCCATGCCCGAGCCCATCAAGAACCGCTATGAATTCGTGCTTTTTTTCGACGTGGAGAACGGCAACCCCAACGGCGACCCCGACGCGGGCAACCTGCCGCGCCTGGACCCCGAAACCAGCCGGGGGCTGGTCACTGACGTGTGCCTGAAGCGCAAGGTCAGGAACTTCGTGGAACTGGCCAAAAGCAACGCCGCGCCCTACGAGATCTACGTGCGCGAAAAGGCCGTGCTGACCGCCCAGCAGCAGCGGGCCCACGAGGCCCTGGGCGAGGTGGACAAGAAGGCCGACAAGACGGTCCAGGCCCGGGCCTGGATGTGCCACAACTTCTTCGACGTGCGCACCTTCGGGGCCGTCATGTCCCTCAAGGAGTTCAACTGCGGCCAGGTGCGCGGCCCGGTGCAGCTCGCCTTCGCCCGCAGCGTGGACCCCGTGGTGCCGCTGGACGTGTCCATCACGCGCATGGCCGTGGCCACCGAGCGCGAGGCCGCCGAGCAGGGCGGCGACAACCGGACCATGGGCCGCAAGTCCATCGTTCCCTATGGCCTGTACCGCGCCGAAGGCTTCATTTCGGCCCATCTGGCGGCCCAGACCGGGTTCTGTGCCGACGATCTGGAACTGCTCTGGCAGGCCCTTGAAAGTATGTTCGAGCACGACCACTCCGCCGCGCGCGGCAAGATGGCCTCGCGTGCGCTCATCGTCTTCGAGCACGACAGCGCCCTGGGCAACGCCCCGGCCCACAAGCTCTTCGCCCTGGTCAAGGCCGCGCGGGCAACCGATCCCGCTGTTCCGGCCCGGGCTTTCGAGGACTACGCCATCACCGTG
This window harbors:
- the cas7c gene encoding type I-C CRISPR-associated protein Cas7/Csd2, with the translated sequence MPEPIKNRYEFVLFFDVENGNPNGDPDAGNLPRLDPETSRGLVTDVCLKRKVRNFVELAKSNAAPYEIYVREKAVLTAQQQRAHEALGEVDKKADKTVQARAWMCHNFFDVRTFGAVMSLKEFNCGQVRGPVQLAFARSVDPVVPLDVSITRMAVATEREAAEQGGDNRTMGRKSIVPYGLYRAEGFISAHLAAQTGFCADDLELLWQALESMFEHDHSAARGKMASRALIVFEHDSALGNAPAHKLFALVKAARATDPAVPARAFEDYAITVDEAGAPAGVKVTRRL